The Tigriopus californicus strain San Diego chromosome 5, Tcal_SD_v2.1, whole genome shotgun sequence genome includes a region encoding these proteins:
- the LOC131880287 gene encoding aldo-keto reductase family 1 member B1-like, with amino-acid sequence MSVKVATPLSGLGFPSSNTPKYMNGDTQVLVPSKCSTYTNGSVPRKISEYITLRDGTQMPRIGLGTWKSSPEDTKDAVKVAVKAGYRLIDCANDYNNEHVIGEALQELFKEGVVKRKDLFIQCKLWNSNHRAAHVKEDLMASLEDLKLDYVDSFVIHWPQAVPSHGQNVAVRKSGTYIDHFSKGTMMPIQDNGYYSWDKECHYMETWYAMEDLVDEGLCKSIGLSNFNLTQVREVLTKAKKHLPSVLQNESHPYLQEKDLRDFCRIHKIAFQAYSALGSFDRPWKKAGSITSGEPITGHELLDNPIIKELAASLEKSPAQIVLRWHLEMGGTAVSKSVRAHRIISNYGVWDFELSPSDLSKISDLNVGWRHLLWAETALHFDYPFKDFLPWDYQPGKPDLKALSVGPKPT; translated from the exons ATGAGCGTCAAAGTAGCAACCCCTCTCAGCGGGCTTGGTTTTCCATCAAGCAACACTCCGAAATATATGAACGGGGACACCCAAGTGCTTGTCCCATCAAAGTGTTCAACCTATACTAATGG GTCTGTCCCTAGAAAGATCTCCGAGTATATAACTCTCCGGGATGGAACTCAAATGCCCCGCATTGGTCTTGGCACTTGGAAATCCTCTCCAGAGGACACCAAGGATGCCGTGAAAGTTGCCGTGAAAGCCGGCTATCGACTTATTGATTGTGCGAATGACTACAACAATGAGCACGTCATTGGCGAGGCGCTCCAAGAATTGTTCAAGGAAGGGGTTGTAAAACGGAAGGATCTGTTCATTCAG TGCAAGTTGTGGAACTCTAACCATAGAGCTGCCCATGTCAAGGAAGATCTGATGGCCTCTTTGGAGGACCTCAAGTTGGATTATGTGGATTCATTCGTGATCCATTGGCCGCAAGCCGTGCCCAGCCACGGGCAAAATGTTGCTGTAAGGAAGAGTGGAACTTACATTGATCACTTTTCTAAAG GAACAATGATGCCCATTCAAGATAACGGTTATTATAGTTGGGACAAGGAATGTCATTACATGGAGACATGGTACGCTATGGAGGATCTTGTCGATGAAGGACTCTGCAAGAGTATTGGTTTGTCGAACTTCAACTTGACCCAAGTCCGCGAGGTCCTTACCAAAGCCAAGAAGCATTTACCGTCcgttcttcaaaatgaaagccacCCCTACTTGCAAGAAAAAGACCTACGAGACTTTTGCCGAATCCACAAGATTGCCTTCCAA GCCTACAGTGCTCTTGgttcatttgatcgaccatgGAAAAAGGCCGGAAGTATCACATCTGGAGAACCAATCACAGGGCACGAGTTGTTGGACAATCCCATCATCAAAGAATTAGCAGCTTCGTTGGAAAAGTCTCCAGCCCAAATTGTCCTTCGGTGGCATCTGGAAATGGGTGGAACTGCCGTCTCAAAGTCTGTCCGAGCTCACCGAATCATTTCCAACTATGG GGTGTGGGATTTCGAGCTGAGCCCATCTGACTTGAGCAAGATTTCCGATTTGAATGTAGGATGGAGACATTTGCTCTGGGCCGAAACCGCTCTTCACTTTGACTACCCATTCAAAGACTTCCTTCCCTGGGATTACCAGCCCGGCAAGCCCGACTTGAAAGCTCTCAGTGTTGGCCCCAAGCCCACATAA
- the LOC131880281 gene encoding glucose dehydrogenase [FAD, quinone]-like → MNPVLGFILCSFLSVTLLFHVQSTWLFHYYINKFMVAAPPDNAEYDFIVVGSGSSGSVVAGRLAEAGHHVLLLEAGGPSHWMQGIPVFACLFSQSWYNWDYNTQPNPNAGRSVRDGNIKWPRGKNLGGSSMLNWMLYVRGNPKDYDEWEAMGNPGWSYKDVLPYFKKSERFFGEVAEKDTHHGMKGPMSVMKVPHTYKSDEMIKDGLIELGYEFGDPNGAGGGEGFFDRSHITVKDGWRLGTYRTFVEPLLGRAKIDVLTYAQVNKVLLKDFNKKAAGVRVKRFGKTFKYYAKKEVILSAGAVGSPQILLLSGFGPRQELVDLEIPVNYNFNGIGRNLQDHSGVILPFYTETQSGVSLNSISLANPLNFLEFFLNGTGPLSSTGLNNHGFFHSPINPDPSRPDLQMHLLSFGSNVDYGGTFYEFVNFREEEHNRMHSKVDTSKAEGVLLVPTLLRPKSHGLLRLRSPHVEDQPLIIPNYLADAQDVQTLVEGVKMAYALVSTKAMKDAGFKHLEPSSFPCAGHEPLSDTFFGCIVRANLGTIFHPAGTCKMGPESDPESVVNHELKLKGISNLRVIDASIMPKLVGGNTNAPCIMIGEKGADMIIKQWRGTQTQKDPTPKTKDEL, encoded by the coding sequence ATGAACCCAGTTTTAGGGTTCATATTGTGTTCCTTCTTAAGTGTCACCCTCCtgtttcatgttcaaagtACATGGCTTTTCCATTACTACATCAACAAGTTCATGGTCGCGGCTCCCCCTGACAATGCGGAATACGATTTCATCGTGGTGGGTTCTGGATCTTCGGGATCTGTTGTGGCCGGTCGACTAGCCGAGGCCGGTCATCATGTCCTTCTTTTGGAGGCTGGAGGTCCTTCTCATTGGATGCAAGGCATTCCCGTTTTTGCCTGCCTCTTCAGCCAATCTTGGTATAATTGGGACTACAACACTCAACCTAATCCGAATGCTGGTCGCAGTGTCAGGGATGGCAATATCAAATGGCCCCGAGGGAAGAACCTGGGCGGGTCATCCATGTTAAACTGGATGCTCTACGTCAGGGGCAACCCCAAGGACTACGACGAGTGGGAAGCCATGGGCAACCCTGGTTGGAGTTACAAGGATGTGTTGCCGTACTTTAAGAAGTCCGAAAGGTTCTTCGGAGAAGTGGCCGAGAAGGACACCCATCACGGGATGAAGGGCCCCATGTCCGTGATGAAAGTACCTCACACCTATAAATCTGACGAGATGATTAAAGACGGATTGATTGAATTGGGCTATGAGTTTGGCGATCCTAATGGCGCGGGCGGAGGTGAAGGCTTCTTTGATCGCTCACATATCACCGTTAAAGACGGTTGGAGGCTTGGCACCTATCGGACTTTTGTGGAACCTTTACTTGGTCGGGCGAAAATTGATGTCCTCACGTACGCACAAGTGAACAAGGTTCTGCTAAAGGATTTTAACAAGAAAGCGGCCGGAGTGCGTGTCAAGCGGTTCGGCAAGACTTTCAAGTACTATGCTAAAAAagaagtgattttgagtgcgGGCGCCGTGGGTTCGCCACAGATCTTATTGCTCTCTGGATTCGGGCCCCGGCAAGAACTGGTGGATTTGGAAATACCAGTGAATTATAATTTCAATGGGATTGGACGAAATTTACAAGACCATTCTGGAGTGATTCTTCCATTCTACACTGAAACTCAAAGTGGAGTGTCATTAAACTCAATCTCATTGGCAAACCCATTGAACTTTCTCGAGTTCTTCCTCAACGGTACTGGCCCTTTGTCATCTACTGGCCTGAATAATCACGGATTTTTTCATTCGCCCATCAACCCTGATCCCTCTCGACCTGATCTTCAAATGCATTTACTCAGTTTTGGTTCCAACGTAGATTATGGTGGAACTTTTTATGAATTCGTCAACTTTAGAGAGGAAGAACATAACCGTATGCACAGCAAGGTTGACACGAGCAAGGCTGAGGGTGTATTACTTGTGCCCACCCTTTTGAGGCCTAAGAGTCATGGCCTACTTCGGCTGAGGAGTCCTCACGTAGAGGATCAACCTTTGATCATTCCGAATTATCTCGCCGACGCACAAGACGTTCAAACTCTAGTGGAAGGTGTCAAGATGGCCTACGCTTTAGTCTCGACGAAAGCCATGAAAGATGCTGGCTTCAAGCACTTGGAACCATCCAGTTTCCCCTGTGCAGGTCATGAACCTCTCTCCGATACGTTTTTCGGCTGCATTGTTCGTGCCAACTTGGGGACAATTTTCCATCCAGCTGGCACTTGCAAAATGGGTCCAGAGTCGGATCCGGAATCCGTGGTGAATCAtgagttgaaattgaaaggcattTCCAACCTCAGAGTGATCGATGCTTCCATCATGCCTAAGCTTGTGGGTGGAAACACAAATGCTCCTTGTATCATGATTGGAGAGAAAGGGGCTGATATGATCATCAAACAATGGAGGGGAACCCAGACTCAAAAGGATCCAACCCCCAAGACCAAGGATGAATTATAA